The Tursiops truncatus isolate mTurTru1 chromosome 6, mTurTru1.mat.Y, whole genome shotgun sequence genome includes a window with the following:
- the LOC101333923 gene encoding prorelaxin isoform X2, producing the protein MPRQFLSHLLGVWLLLSQLPREISGQRTNDLIKACGRELVRLWVEICGSVSWGRTALSLEEPWLGSGPPAEIMPPSITKDAETLKMLLEFVPNLPQELKATLSERQPSLRELQQSALKDSNFNFEEFKKIILNRQNEAEDKSLSELKNLGLDKHSRKKRLFRMTLSEKCCQVGCIRKDIARLC; encoded by the exons ATGCCGCGCCAGTTCTTGTCCCACCTGCTAGGGGTCTGGCTGCTACTGAGTCAACTTCCCAGAGAGATTTCAGGCCAGAGGACGAACGACCTTATTAAGGCATGCGGCCGAGAATTAGTCCGCCTCTGGGTCGAGATCTGTGGCTCGGTCTCCTGGGGGAGAACGGCTCTGAGCCTGGAGGAGCCTTGGCTGGGATCCGGACCGCCCGCAG aaatcatgCCACCCTCCATCACCAAAGATGCAGAAACCTTAAAGATGCTGTTGGAATTCGTTCCTAATTTGCCACAGGAGCTGAAGGCAACACTGTCTGAGAGGCAGCCATCACTGAGAGAGCTACAACAATCTGCATTAAAGGATTCAAATTTTAACtttgaagaatttaagaaaattattcttaATAGACAAAATGAAGCAGAAGACAAAAGTCTTTCAGAATTAAAAAACTTAGGCTTAGATAAACATTCCCGAAAAAAGAGACTGTTCCGTATGACGCTGAGTGAGAAATGTTGTCAAGTAGGTTGTATCAGAAAAGATATTGCTAGATTATGCTGA
- the LOC101333923 gene encoding prorelaxin isoform X1, whose amino-acid sequence MPPSITKDAETLKMLLEFVPNLPQELKATLSERQPSLRELQQSALKDSNFNFEEFKKIILNRQNEAEDKSLSELKNLGLDKHSRKKRLFRMTLSEKCCQVGCIRKDIARLC is encoded by the coding sequence atgCCACCCTCCATCACCAAAGATGCAGAAACCTTAAAGATGCTGTTGGAATTCGTTCCTAATTTGCCACAGGAGCTGAAGGCAACACTGTCTGAGAGGCAGCCATCACTGAGAGAGCTACAACAATCTGCATTAAAGGATTCAAATTTTAACtttgaagaatttaagaaaattattcttaATAGACAAAATGAAGCAGAAGACAAAAGTCTTTCAGAATTAAAAAACTTAGGCTTAGATAAACATTCCCGAAAAAAGAGACTGTTCCGTATGACGCTGAGTGAGAAATGTTGTCAAGTAGGTTGTATCAGAAAAGATATTGCTAGATTATGCTGA